A genomic segment from Gossypium hirsutum isolate 1008001.06 chromosome D04, Gossypium_hirsutum_v2.1, whole genome shotgun sequence encodes:
- the LOC107899014 gene encoding laccase-7, translated as MGRLVFLFASSLLLMVAATTVSAATVEHSFYVKNFTVTRLCNRQVITAVNDSLPGPSLRVREGDKLIIHVFNKSPYNMTIHWHGVFQLLSAWADGPEMITQCAIRPGNKYTYKFRIINQEGTLFWHAHSSFLRATLHGAIIIRPRVRHSYPFPTPYREVPIVLGEWWNANVVDVETQALALGVGPNLSNAYTINGWPGDLYPCSQNQMYKHRVKQGKTYLLRIINAAVSSHLFYKIANHNVTVVAVDARYTNPYVTDVMVISPGQTVDVLLTANQPVGSYYMTANNYASGSGTAVGVPFNPTTTRGVIIYQGASSSTTPLMPVVPAFNDTPTAHKFFTELTSLVGGRHWVPVPLNVDLKMFVTVGTALDVCPPNVSCLGRPPVGAALSASMNNVSFVSPTSLSLLQAFFFNVGGVYTTDFPANPPVQFDYTNPSINLDPPLLFAPKGTRITKVKFNSTVEMVMQNTAIIGVENHPMHLHGFDFHVLAQGFGNFNPATDTPKYNLVNPQMRNTVSVPVGGWAVIRFVANNPGVWFMHCHFDGHMAIGLSTAFIVENGPTPDTTLPPPPTDLPQC; from the exons ATGGGGCGCCTTGTTTTCTTGTTTGCTTCCTCTTTGCTTCTTATGGTGGCTGCTACAACAGTTTCAGCTGCAACAGTGGAGCACTCATTCTAT GTTAAAAATTTTACTGTTACTAGGCTGTGCAACCGCCAGGTGATTACAGCAGTAAATGATAGCCTCCCTGGCCCAAGCCTCCGAGTTCGAGAGGGTGACAAACTCATTATTCACGTCTTTAATAAGTCACCTTACAACATGACAATTCACTG GCATGGCGTTTTTCAGTTACTGAGTGCCTGGGCAGATGGGCCTGAGATGATCACTCAGTGTGCAATTCGCCCCGGAAATAAATACACCTACAAGTTCAGAATCATTAACCAGGAGGGAACCCTTTTCTGGCACGCTCATTCCTCCTTTCTCCGTGCCACCCTCCACGGTGCAATCATCATCCGCCCCAGGGTTCGCCACTCTTACCCATTCCCAACGCCCTACAGGGAAGTTCCCATCGTGTTAG GTGAGTGGTGGAATGCTAATGTGGTTGATGTTGAAACCCAGGCTCTAGCCCTTGGCGTTGGTCCTAACCTTTCTAATGCTTATACAATAAATGGATGGCCCGGTGATCTCTATCCATGCTCTCAAAACC aAATGTACAAGCATAGGGTGAAGCAAGGGAAGACTTATCTCTTACGTATTATCAACGCTGCAGTCAGTTCCCATCTCTTTTACAAGATAGCCAATCATAACGTGACTGTTGTGGCTGTTGACGCTCGTTACACCAACCCATATGTCACCGACGTCATGGTTATCTCCCCTGGCCAGACGGTTGACGTTTTGCTGACCGCGAATCAGCCGGTTGGGTCGTATTACATGACCGCTAATAATTATGCAAGTGGCAGTGGCACTGCAGTTGGTGTACCGTTTAATCCTACTACGACGAGGGGTGTCATCATCTATCAGGGTGCATCATCTTCAACAACGCCGCTAATGCCGGTCGTACCGGCTTTCAATGACACCCCCACGGCTCATAAGTTTTTCACCGAACTTACCAGTTTGGTCGGTGGGCGTCACTGGGTCCCTGTCCCACTTAACGTGGACCTCAAAATGTTTGTTACCGTTGGAACGGCGCTCGATGTCTGCCCACCAAACGTATCTTGTCTGGGTCGTCCACCTGTTGGGGCAGCGCTCTCGGCCAGCATGAACAATGTATCCTTCGTGTCACCTACTAGCTTGTCTTTGTTGCAAGCCTTTTTCTTCAACGTCGGAGGAGTGTACACCACTGATTTCCCTGCCAATCCCCCGGTTCAATTTGACTACACCAACCCTAGCATTAACCTCGACCCACCTCTGCTATTTGCTCCAAAGGGAACCAGGATCACCAAGGTTAAGTTCAACTCCACTGTGGAGATGGTGATGCAGAACACAGCTATTATTGGAGTGGAGAACCATCCCATGCATCTCCATGGCTTTGATTTCCATGTATTGGCGCAAGGGTTTGGGAACTTTAACCCTGCCACTGATACACCGAAGTACAATCTTGTCAACCCCCAAATGCGCAACACTGTTAGCGTACCTGTTGGAGGATGGGCTGTCATCAGATTCGTAGCTAATAATCCAG GTGTTTGGTTTATGCATTGCCACTTTGACGGGCACATGGCAATAGGCCTGTCCACTGCCTTCATTGTTGAGAACGGACCAACTCCCGACACAACCTTGCCTCCCCCGCCAACGGATCTTCCACAATGCTAg
- the LOC107898121 gene encoding uncharacterized protein, producing the protein MELELAGKARKLDIQELEEIRYDAYENARIYKDKTKLFHDKRIAQMHFSVGQKVLLYNSVLKLFPVFTHGAIEIESEESGKQFVVNGQRLKPFYENFQAHTVEKIHLEPPQNQ; encoded by the exons ATGGAGTTAGAACTCGCAGGAAAGGCAAGGAAATTAGACATCCAAGAGTTAGAAGAAATTCGCTATGATGCCTATGAGAATGCTCGCATTTATAAAGACAAGACAAAGTTGTTTCACGATAAGAGAATAGCTCAGATGCATTTTTCGGTAGGACAAAAAGTTTTACTTTATAACTCCGTGTTAAAGTTATTCCCAG TGTTCACACATGGAGCGATTGAAATAGAGAGTGAAGAATCTGGAAAGCAGTTCGTAGTCAATGGCCAACGGTTGAAGccattttatgagaattttcaagccCACACGGTTGAGAAAATCCATTTGGAACCACCACAGAACCAATAA